The segment CAGAGATGTAGGccacttcttcttccatGTTTGTGAATTCCCCACTCTTGTCATAAAAATCGTCCAAGATGCCTTCGGCTCTGACTAGCAAAAGATAAGTCGCCTCGTTTGCATTTGATGTGTCGTCCATGATCAAGTCCGAGCTTTCGAAATTCATAAACTCAGTTGGATCAAAATCGTGCAGTTTTTGTAAACCATTCTTCGCAAAGTGTGAAGCAAACCACAAAACAACACCTTTTTCCAAAGCACTGGAGTTACCCGAGTCTTCTAGTATATCTTCCAAATCCAGCAATTCAAGTTTCCCTCCACCTTTATACTTTAGTTTAGACAAGAAGGATACGATGGAGTATAAATTTGACTCCAAAACTTTCGAACCTAAACCAATAGTCAAGTCATTTTCAGGTGAAAGTGTATTTTGACTCCATTGTGAAGATATGAGTTGTAATTGGTGTGTATACAGAATCCTACTAGTAGATGATGGCTTCAGTACCTTTTTGACGTTTCTCGCATTGATGTGACCGGGAAGCTCAATATTATCTAGCTGATTCAGCAAACCGTCATCGACTGATAACAGAAAAGCTGGAGCGTTCGGCTTCTGCGAATTTTCCAACCTAACATGGTCAACTGCCATTTCCAGCAATAACCTCAAACACCTTTTTCTTAACAGTTGAACATCATTTGAGCCATCACCATTCTTCCACGATAGCTGACTAAGCATTGCAAAGTGGAGTTCTATTGCATTCAAGTTTAAACTCACTTTATCTTCATCCGCAGAAAAAACGATAAAGGAAAGCTTGTTATCAATTAAGCTAGATAGTTTTCCTCTCACCACTTCGTAGTAAGCATTGCATTTACTATCGTCAGTATCAATCACCTCCATGATTCTAGTGCAAATTTCCCAAATTTTCGTGTACGAGTCCCCGTTCTCCCAAGATGAAGCAAACACTAATATAGCACAAATATCTAACGCCAACGGAACAAATTCAGCGTATAAAGAGACAAAACAGGTACCCATCACAGATGTCACGAAATCCAAAACTTCATCTGCAAGTTCAGTCCTTGTCCGCAAGCGATCCTTGTTTCTCGAACTAAGTAGGAGAGACCTAAAAAGAATAACCAACGTAATTTTCAACTGCTTCGAAGTTGCCATAAGCCACAGCATGGTCCTATGACCATGttcttgaattgaaatgTCACTTTTTTCGGAGCCATCGAGTGTCctctcatcatcatcccAGACAGTTTGTAGATCGGAAATATTTGCAACAGCCTCCAATTTTAATTCTGCATGAAGGTCTTTATCATTGAATGAGGTACATATTATACTGGACAATAAGCGCAATATTTGTATAAATAAGCGATAATTGAGGCTTGAATTCAGGGTGACAAAATTGGTAATTCCTGATACAACACCAGGAAGAATGGTAGACTTTTTATCTGAATCAAGTTTCAGAAGTAGACTTTGGACTAATCGACAACTATCAACAAGAAGACCAACCGTTTCTTGATCACTCGCCTTCGTGGAATTTAATATTTCGAGTGCCAACAGAATGCTCCTACTTGAGAAATGAAGTCTTTTGACAGTCTCCTGAAAGTACGACATTTGGAGTGAATAAACAATCTCATTAAGAGCATAAACTGATGATCGCTTGAATTGTAGTGGCTTGGcaccaacaccaccagATTTTCTTCTCGAATCTCCTTCAATGAGGAAAAGAACCAATGGAAATAATTGGTCAAAAAGCGAATAATTAACATTAAACTTCCAACAATGCTCAACTAAATATCCAATTATTGACAAGATGTGTTGCACAATTGCATCACTCAACTCTGGTTTCTTtaacaagtttgaaatagGGAAAAATATGTAATCAGCAACATTTGGTAAAAGTAGAAAGTCCAATTGCACTTGATTATCTGAATCgaccaatttcaattcctcttcaattgatgttaGTAATGAAACTACTTTTGCTTCATTAAAACTAGACGTAAGCGCTTCCTGGGTTAGTTGAATGCAAAATGGCTTcactttttgaaagattagTTGAGAAAACACCCGTTTGTCTGTACCATCCGTAATGTTGTCAAGTGACATAATTGTGCCATATGTGtgattcaatcaagaaGGTAGATAAATGGCGGTTATTCTGTGGGATGTGCTTTTGTAATGAGGGATCATAGAGTAGGAGTGCATATAACAATTTCTTCGCACAAAGTGAAAAACTCTCctcaaccaaatttttgcaagaagaaaaattttcaatcttcatcatttcttctttctttaaccatcaacaattcaaaacaacaacaaacataAGTAAAAGTATGTTTGGAGCCTTCACGCTAGCTGCAATATAGAGTTTGTGCAAATCAAGCATCAGAGCTGAGTTTTCATGGAGGTGCAAGAAATTTCTTGGTCTTTGGTTGTTTGATATAGAGCTCAACGTGTTTCACTCTTTAGCGTTACACTTAACTTTTCATTGGACAACACACCAAGCTAAACCGTTGGTGTTGATATATCACTTTGTTTCAACATACAAGGTAATTTCAAAGAGACCGGTAATACCCTTGCACTTTGACATGGCTCATGACTCCAACTTTTAGTTTGGACACTCATGTGGcttttattgaaaactcCCCACACCATACTAACATTCATGATTAGAATGACTAGAACATCAGTATTGGCAGATGCTTTAAATGCTATTAACAACGCCGAAAAAACAGGGAAACGTCAAGTTTTGATCAGACCTTCATCTAAGGTTATTATCAGATTCTTGACTGTTATGCAAAAGCACGGTATGTACAGTTTACAATAGATTGTCATATTGAATTCTTTTTACACCGAATTGATAACTGGATGGAATGATCGGTGCTCAGTCCCTTTCTGTCTTTTAAGCTTTCGGGATAACAAAGTTAGGAAATGCTTTCTTACACGATGATAACTTTTTACCTTAGTTTTTATTCGTTTACTTTTCCTCGACATTTTTTATTCAAGTGATAATCTGTGAGAACTTTGGAGGATTGATTTACTAACAAGCACAATAGGTTacattggtgaatttgaGTACATTGATGACCACAGATCAGGAAAGATTGTTGTACAATTGAATGGTAGATTGAACAAATGTGGTGTTATTTCTCCAAGATTTAACGTCAAAATTGGTGACATTGAGAGATGGACTGATAACTTGTTGCCAGCTAGACAGTTCGGTTATGTTATCTTGACTACATCTGCTGGTATCATGGATCACGAAGAGGCCAGAAGGAAGCATGTTTCTGGTAAAATTTTAGGATTTGTATATTAATGTAAATATAAGTTACAGTATCAATCGAAGTGTTCTGTAGACTATTGCAACTGCATCTGCGAAAAATTTGTAAAGCTTCGCTCCTAGAACGCATCTTACGGCTAACCTCAAACTACACAATGATCATACCAGAGTCTTTACAGTTTGCCGTCTCCACGTTGTCATGGACTCTTAGGGCTGGCTGTTTAGCACATATAATACACGAGAATATCTACGAGTTTACAGAAACAAGGGGCGAATCGATGCTCCCCACAGTTCAAAACCAACATGATTATGTACATGCCTTTAAAAAGTATAAACTTGGACgaaatttggaaatgggTGATTGTGTCGTTGCCATGAAACCGAGTGATCCATCTCATCGAATATGCAAGCGCATTACTGGTATGCCGGGGGATGTTGTTTTGGTAGATCCGTCTTCTTCCTCATTCTTAACAAACACGCCCAGTGAAATTATTCAACATGACGgattcaacaagtttatAAAAGTTCCAGAGGGACATGTATGGTGTACTGGTGATAACTTGTGTCATTCCCTAGACTCAAGATCATATGGGGTACTTCCAATGGCGCTTATAACAGgaaaaattgttgctgcCAATTCAATGAATGATGGGATCAGGGGATTCTTTAACTTTCGATGGATAAAGAACACATTCGTTGATGAAAGTTGAGTATGATTTCTAGCATATAAAAATATACACGATTCTATAGAGTAAGCTATTGTTTACCCAATGTACGATTTTGAGCCAAATATCTCAAGACACCAGATCCAAAATAGACACCAGAAAGGCTCAAAATGAAACTGTAGAACATTGTTGTAAATATGGATTGACCCAAGTAGtacttgaaaaagttgaattcaaatccaatcaaCGTGATTAAGAAGCTGACATTTTGTAACAATTGACCACCGGAAGTTGACTTGACCGTTTTGAAAAGGTCATTCAATCCAATAAATCCAACCCAGGATCCAAGTAATGCTAAAAATGTAGCTAAAGCAATTGCGATAAAAGCAATGGGAATAATTGGATTGACGGTTTTAGCATCCTCTTTGAATATGTGATGTATTTCTGGTTGAATACCGAATTCGAATCTTCTCTCTTGCTTGGCAGGTTTTTTTAACTCAGAAGAAGGTTTAATATCCACCAATCTCTTCACTAGGTTGAATTTACCAGTGGCGTCTGCTATAACAAGGCCCAAGGTTAGCTGATTTTTAGACAACAAGACATCTGGAATTGAGCTTGCCTTGATGCTGTATTTGATGTTGGAACCTTTAACCGAAGGAACATAATGTGTAGCTACGCTAGATTTATGAGCATCACTCAAGCTGAGCATAATTTGCCCTGGTTGACCATCCAAATCGTCATTCTTGAGTCTAATATCTATGACATCTTTTGTTGACTCAATTGGCAACACTTTGATTTCTtgtgtttcaatttctccaaagtGAACAGTTTTACCACTACTGGATATGGTTCCAATCAAGGCTCCGTGACTCAATGCACTCATAGCCAATGTCAAGACGGAAACGGTGGAGGTAAATCTCATTCTCGAAGCaatgtttcttttctgtTTATGTTCCACTTGTTGAAGTTCGACGTGGtatttttaaaaatttgtttcGCGGTAAATTCAAACGACACGCACGCTGCCTACTACCATTCACCACTTGTTCATGTAAATATCAAACCCTCCAAACTATTTTCTACAATAGCATCCTCCGGTAGTAAATATGTGAAGATTTTCATAACCCCACTGACTATTTCTATAATGAAAAACAATGGTACAAATATTAGGCCTAATATGAGGTTAATACTTAAGCAATGAGGATCCAGCCCGAGTAAATGTGTTCACATACATACCCCAATGAACAATACAAGGAAAACAATAGTTATGATAGTCAAAGTGATTGCAGAAACTGCGAGTGTCTCCCCAGGAGCACTCAATTGTGATGTGGCGATCAAAGTTACGAATGGTTTGAGGAATATGCAGGTGGAGGTTTATTATGTGTAGGCAACAATGTGTCAAATGATAGTGTGTGTGTGTTCAAATAGTCAGGCAATCTTAAGTAAGGATGTGGGTATTCTCCAAGCTTTTTGCTAGCCCACTTTGGTTAAAAAGCGAAGAATGGGGTACGTAAGtaaagttttgcaacacaatttaaattgaaaaggaaTGAGTAGAGTAGATAGTGCCATATTTAAAGCCTTATCTACtatataaacaaaaatatgCGATTCAACAGAAGTAACAACCCACAACGCTTACGTCGTTGGAGGCGGATGCCAGAATAGAGACATTTCGTCGGATGCACTCCATTGTAATGTTCTCCAATGAACGaatcaaaaaaatgaaaaatgaaaattcatcttcatcttcgaTTCAAAAGAGTTAAACCAACACCAATGCAATTCTTCAGCTCAAAGTCGCTATTATATATCAGAATAATTGCCCATTTTGTACTAGCTTACTATTTAGTCCAAAATCCGGAGGGACTTGCATCAGCAGGGTTTGTCATACTCATGGGTCAAGCAATGCAAGTGCCAATCTTACACTTGAGTTCGAGTAGTCCAGTTTTGGGAATGTTGGCAGTTCTTGTATCGACCCAGGCGATTAGTGATTTGGTCCCATTGCTTGCTGAGAATTGGAACCACTTTGAAACTTTGGTGCCAGTGAGATTGTTCTTTTACTTTTTAATCACGGCATATGTGTACTTTGTACCAACCAGTAAAATCAGCAACAGCTTGGTTGCTACATATTCCATGTTTGAGGTCTGGGCAAACTTCCTTATCTATAACAATTTGAGGGATGAAAAGTATCACAGGATGAAGAAGTTTGTAGAGGAGAATGCCGATGCTATAAAGAAAGCACAAGACGACAGGGTGATAGTTATCGAAGATTAGTATATATAGTGTATTTAGGACGAATTGAAGTCACAAATTAGCCATTCTAGCgattctttcaaatcacctGCATCGTAGTAGTCATTCTGCAATACATTTACACCATTCACATTACTCAGAAAGGTCTTCGAAGAATCGAATCTAGTAACAGTTAATTTAgtaatcaaatcaacaaagacTTCATTACTTGTTACACTTATCACCACATTCAAGACGTTGccattttgattttgcacAGTCCAGGTGAAAATCGAGTTGGGGATTTCGATTGACCTCTTGAAAGGGTTGGACAGTTTACCATCTAAGCTCGTGTATTTTTCAAGCTTTACCGTTGGAtctaaattgaattgttgtgCCAAGTTGACTAGAATCTCATTCACTTCATCCAAATATTTATTGTGGCGTATATTACCCATGAGTGGGCGTAAGATCAACGGATGCGAATTGCTTTGCTTCCATTTTGTCAAAGATGTGGGAACTTTCTGCTTCAACTTTAGGTTGTACCTGtaaaaacaacaaagcatcaacttcaaatagATTAATATCAATTGACactttttgttattgatggAAGACACCGAACTCACGTTTTGATAGTAGTTTTCAAGCTCTTCCTCATTTGCTTCGTCGTAAAGAacgttttcaaattcaattattTCATTCTCAGTTTCGATCGAGACTTTGTTTGCGGATACCGAGACATTATAGCTAAGCAAGAACGTAGCTTCTCTACTGATCTGATAGAataaatcttcttcaaaaaggaaaaatcTCGCCATCTCTATATCATTTATGATATCATGAGACGATTTTTTGTACTTGTAGTCAAATACGGACTGTCCTGTTAGCATGAAATCAGAATCTATTCTGCTCAAAATTCGTACCCGAACATAGCGGTATGTCTTAGCACCAAGTTTGTTACCAATGTTTGATAGCGGGTGAAAGGATACCTCGCCAGTTTGGACATTTTTGCGAAACAAAGCTAACCCTTTATCTTGAAAATCTGATCCAGAGTCTCCGTATCCATACTTGACGCCGATTGCTCTTGCGTTATTCACTGGATCCCTCATACGAAACAACGCCTCGTCATTTGACCACACTAAGCAAATCATGTTCCAATATTTATTCTCTTTCTTCACCTGTGTTGTTAAATTCTCACTTGATTGCTTGAACAAATCTCTGATTTTGGAGTTTGCCTCAGTTTTCCAGCCATGTCCTATCTTTGTCGACCGAACCGTATCCTTTTGCAAAGTTCCTACTTCCTCCTTAGCCAATCTGTCCGAGTTCAATGAATATGGTTTGATAAGTTTCTGTAAATGTGGTGACATTGTGTTCTTGGCAATATTTGGTTTGACGGAAGCAACAAGCAACGAGACAAAATCAAGCGATAAGGATGTTTCATTTAAagcattgttgatattcCTGGTTAAATCtaatttttgaatattaaATTTCTCCAGCAAGGTTTCTTGTTctgttgaatttgaagctAGAGCTCTTGATTCTGACTCATTGATTTCTCCAAGACCTTTATCAACGGTCTTTGAAGCGCCGAGCAGTTCAATCTCATCAAAGAGTGCCTTCTCGGTGATATCAGCAAAATTGTTGCGCTCTTGTAGAATCCGTGGAATAAGTTCTTGTAGTCCCAAATCGTCCCTATTCATGTTAGTACATTGGTTTTAGAATGTCCATTTGTTGCACCACATACTCATCTTTTACAAACGGATCGATATGACCGTTATCATTAAGTTCGAAATCTAGATAGAGCGATTCATTGCCCATTTTCTGCCAAAGTTGTACGAGCCTTTAGGTTTAAGCGAATTTTCAAAGGGAATTTCTGCGCGAATTCGAAGGACGCCATTATTGTTAGCCATCAACTGAAAGCCTCTACAAtgtgaaaaagaaatgagaGGATGATATTAATCTCCTATCTATTATTTAAGTTACTTAATCCATAAAGTCATCCAAGTCACCTTCCTCTATGGCTTTCAACAACTCTACTTCGTCACTGGGTTCTATTTCCTTATTAACCGCTTGCTTATCATCGTCATTGGGGAATCTCATGGACTTGACACTATCATTGTGTAAGGATAAGCAGAACTTAATTCTATGGTCAAATTCTGTTTGTGGTAACCTTGTTGAGTATACATCTAGAATTTCGTTTGATTGCATGTAGCCCTGCTGATGATTAATTGTTGCTTCAATTACTCCATCCCTTATTGCTTTGGATACTATATATTCAGTGGATTCCTCCGAATCCAAATGTAACTTGATGCATATATCTTTCAAGGAAATCTTTGAGTACGACAAGGAAATTATTCTAATACCAGTCTTGATGACATTTTGACGTAATCTTGAGACCAAAGTAAAATTGTCATCCCTCTTGAATGCATCCTCatattgtttcaaaaccTGTCCAAACAACTTCAAGTCGCCCAATCTAACCGCTTTTGTAACGTCAAAATATGGTTCATAACTTCCCGTCTTGCTCTTgaatgttttcaattcaggAATTTCACCCATGAGCAACTCAATGATAATATTTAACTTAGTTGCTGCTTGCATGAACCCATTTGTCAGTTTAGTTTGAGGTGATTTCCTAATTGCAGCAATTACACACTCATGAGCCGTAGTATAGTCCAACTGAACTGCATTGATTCTTGCCAAGTAATAATAGTATCTTGCGACTAAGGCAGTTGCTGCATTTTCTGGGAAAACCACCTTTTCCACGAGATTTGCAGCTTGCTGAATA is part of the Candida orthopsilosis Co 90-125, chromosome 2 draft sequence genome and harbors:
- a CDS encoding Rpn3 non-ATPase regulatory subunit of the 26S proteasome lid, producing MSETKDVEMKGEEYDSTAETKAIVEEIEQSFNLLEKAATLFDNRYVSKVLRDFTPLRKRLLSHDQALPTVINNTFPDSNSAKQDLLRLFKASPVADLGSTKIQPFIPEVELYIYLLVQVYLLDSNELQKLNELSSHLVRLMNSYNRRSLDFIQAKVWFYISRGKELTSDLLSVRTDLLYSLRTASLRHDTETTASIITLLLRNYLLSHDIQQAANLVEKVVFPENAATALVARYYYYLARINAVQLDYTTAHECVIAAIRKSPQTKSTNGFMQAATKLNIIIELLMGEIPELKTFKSKTGSYEPYFDVTKAVRLGDLKLFGQVLKQYEDAFKRDDNFTLVSRLRQNVIKTGIRIISLSYSKISLKDICIKLHLDSEESTEYIVSKAIRDGVIEATINHQQGYMQSNEILDVYSTRLPQTEFDHRIKFCLSLHNDSVKSMRFPNDDDKQAVNKEIEPSDEVELLKAIEEGDLDDFMD
- a CDS encoding RNA polymerase II mediator complex subunit, whose protein sequence is MGNESLYLDFELNDNGHIDPFVKDEDDLGLQELIPRILQERNNFADITEKALFDEIESLGASKTVDKGLGEINESESRALASNSTEQETLSEKFNIQKLDLTRNINNALNETSLSLDFVSLLVASVKPNIAKNTMSPHLQKLIKPYSLNSDRLAKEEVGTLQKDTVRSTKIGHGWKTEANSKIRDLFKQSSENLTTQVKKENKYWNMICLVWSNDEALFRMRDPVNNARAIGVKYGYGDSGSDFQDKGLALFRKNVQTGEVSFHPLSNIGNKLGAKTYRYVRVRILSRIDSDFMLTGQSVFDYKYKKSSHDIINDIEMARFFLFEEDLFYQISREATFLLSYNVSVSANKVSIETENEIIEFENVLYDEANEEELENYYQNVSSVSSINNKKCQLILIYLKLMLCCFYRYNLKLKQKVPTSLTKWKQSNSHPLILRPLMGNIRHNKYLDEVNEILVNLAQQFNLDPTVKLEKYTSLDGKSSNPFKRSIEIPNSIFTWTVQNQNGNVLNVVISVTSNEVFVDLITKLTVTRFDSSKTFSSNVNGVNVLQNDYYDAGDLKESLEWLICDFNSS
- a CDS encoding Tti1 protein (S. cerevisiae homolog TTI1 localizes to ASTRA complex, mitochondrion), with product MSLDNITDGTDKRVFSQLIFQKVKPFCIQLTQEALTSSFNEAKVVSLLTSIEEELKLVDSDNQVQLDFLLLPNVADYIFFPISNLLKKPELSDAIVQHILSIIGYLVEHCWKFNVNYSLFDQLFPLVLFLIEGDSRRKSGGVGAKPLQFKRSSVYALNEIVYSLQMSYFQETVKRLHFSSRSISLALEILNSTKASDQETVGLLVDSCRLVQSLLSKLDSDKKSTILPGVVSGITNFVTSNSSLNYRLFIQILRLLSSIICTSFNDKDLHAELKLEAVANISDLQTVWDDDERTLDGSEKSDISIQEHGHRTMSWLMATSKQLKITLVILFRSLLLSSRNKDRLRTRTELADEVLDFVTSVMGTCFVSLYAEFVPLALDICAILVFASSWENGDSYTKIWEICTRIMEVIDTDDSKCNAYYEVVRGKLSSLIDNKLSFIVFSADEDKVSLNLNAIELHFAMLSQLSWKNGDGSNDVQSLRKRCLRLLSEMAVDHVRLENSQKPNAPAFSLSVDDGLSNQLDNIELPGHINARNVKKVSKPSSTSRISYTHQLQLISSQWSQNTLSPENDLTIGLGSKVLESNLYSIVSFLSKLKYKGGGKLELSDLEDILEDSGNSSALEKGVVLWFASHFAKNGLQKSHDFDPTEFMNFESSDLIMDDTSNANEATYLLLVRAEGILDDFYDKSGEFTNMEEEVAYISAIDAIGCVVGTIPLTSFRSDVLMDYLLCLFQALTLTDKPRIQSKAQKTLKSIVDCYYEGSATGMIMDNVDYLIDAISLQMTVASNLTPSLPGILIILIRITGVQLLESNQLFDIFSDIFVILDSYHGYNQLVEGFFVVFEVLVEQIKQRFLENGTTIEDCNTNESQFKPWGMACQEQLIHFLSDKSYVDPLGGFDSEKEYFQRTEDKPFDEMGDDSDDEVDEDDSKASEEEPWISPIPKPVYEVLKRIFTYGFTLISQPSYTLKAQIIKTLRLIFPLLCTNYKLLLPMMASNWSVLITLITASNSLSTAESVRTTLSREQINITIESLKFVTEILHRDRDQQEYFFSRKFQETWSFISNHSELLSKPLKQEHSTEVVVAEKAIATFKSFPILKESLVEFLIAGAQNYEKTIPDLTRFELIRLCYILEIPRSLELTRDTQCVLEVLKTRPILAK
- a CDS encoding Ilm1 protein (S. cerevisiae homolog ILM1 has role genome maintenance and localizes to endoplasmic reticulum) produces the protein MKIHLHLRFKRVKPTPMQFFSSKSLLYIRIIAHFVLAYYLVQNPEGLASAGFVILMGQAMQVPILHLSSSSPVLGMLAVLVSTQAISDLVPLLAENWNHFETLVPVRLFFYFLITAYVYFVPTSKISNSLVATYSMFEVWANFLIYNNLRDEKYHRMKKFVEENADAIKKAQDDRVIVIED
- a CDS encoding Imp1 protein (S. cerevisiae homolog IMP1 has endopeptidase activity, has role in protein processing involved in protein targeting to mitochondrion and localizes to mitochondrial inner membrane peptidase), which encodes MIIPESLQFAVSTLSWTLRAGCLAHIIHENIYEFTETRGESMLPTVQNQHDYVHAFKKYKLGRNLEMGDCVVAMKPSDPSHRICKRITGMPGDVVLVDPSSSSFLTNTPSEIIQHDGFNKFIKVPEGHVWCTGDNLCHSLDSRSYGVLPMALITGKIVAANSMNDGIRGFFNFRWIKNTFVDES
- a CDS encoding Swp1 protein (S. cerevisiae homolog SWP1 has dolichyl-diphosphooligosaccharide-protein glycotransferase activity, has role in protein N-linked glycosylation and localizes to oligosaccharyltransferase complex), with translation MRFTSTVSVLTLAMSALSHGALIGTISSSGKTVHFGEIETQEIKVLPIESTKDVIDIRLKNDDLDGQPGQIMLSLSDAHKSSVATHYVPSVKGSNIKYSIKASSIPDVLLSKNQLTLGLVIADATGKFNLVKRLVDIKPSSELKKPAKQERRFEFGIQPEIHHIFKEDAKTVNPIIPIAFIAIALATFLALLGSWVGFIGLNDLFKTVKSTSGGQLLQNVSFLITLIGFEFNFFKYYLGQSIFTTMFYSFILSLSGVYFGSGVLRYLAQNRTLGKQ